The genomic region GGTCGGTCGCGGTGCGTTCGCTGCGGCCGCGTCCCGACGTCGAACCGGGCACCATCCGCTGTGCCCTGCTCAACGACGTTGCCGCCGAAAGCGACTGGATCGCCGACCACATCGCGGAGATCTACCACCGGGCGCGGCCCGAGGGCGTGCCCGCGCCGACGGCGGCGGTGCTGGTGCGCCGCAACGCCGACGCCGCGCCGATGGCCGACGCGCTGACCGCGCGCGGAGTGCCGGTCGAGGTGGTCGGGGTGGCCGGGCTGCTCGGTGTGCCGGAGGTCGCCGACGTGGTGGCGATGCTGCGGCTGATCGCCGACCCGACCGCGGGCAGCGCCGCCATGCGGGTGCTGACCGGACCGCGGTGGCGGCTGGGCAGCCGCGACATCGCCGCGCTGTGGCGGCGCGCCGTGCAGTTGGACGCCGGCAGCGACGACGGCGAGCCGGACGGCACCGACCGCATCGTGGCGCAGGCGGTGCCCGACGCCGACACCGCCACCCTCGCCGAGGCCATCACCGATCCCGGTGCGCCCGAAGCGTATTCGCCGGCCGGCTACGCCCGCATCGTCGCGCTTGGCCGCGAGCTCACCGCGCTGCGCGCCCACCTGTCGCACCCTCTGCCCGACCTGGTCGCCGAGGTCCGCCGCGCGATCGGCGTCGACACCGAGGCCCGCGCCCGCCGTCCGGTGGCCACCGGCTGGTCGGGCACCGAACACCTCGACGCGTTCGCCGACGTGGTCGCCGACTTCGCCGCCCGCTCCACCGCGGGGCTGCCGGAGTTCCTGGCCTACCTCGACGCGGCCGAGGAGGTCGAGGACGGGTTGGCGCCCGCCGAGACGACGGTCGCCAGCGACCGGGTGCAGATCCTGACCGTGCACGCCGCCAAGGGGCTGGAGTGGCAGGTGGTGGCGGTGCCGCACCTGAGCGGGCGGGTGTTCCCGTCGACCGGGACCGCGCGCTTCTGGCTGACCGACGCCGGTGAGCTGCCGCCGCTGCTGCGCGGGGACCGCGCCACGCTGTCCGAACACGGTGTGCCGGTGCTCGACACCTCCGACGTCACCGACCGCAAGCAGTTGTCCGATGTGATCGACCGGCACAAGAAGAGCCTCGAACAGCGCCGAATCGACGAGGAACGCCGGCTGCTGTACGTGGCGCTCACCCGCGCCGAGGACACCCTGCTGCTCAGCGGCCACCACTGGGGTCCCGCCGAGAGCAAGCCCCGCGGTCCGTCGGAGTTCCTCTGCGAGCTCAAGCAGATCATCGACGACTCGGCCGCCGCGGGCGACCCCTGCGGCGTCATCGAGCACTGGGCGCCCGCCCCCGCCGACGGTGCGCAGAACCCGTTGCGGGACAAGGTGATCGAAGCGGTGTGGCCGGTCGACCCGGCGGGCTCGCGGCAGACCGAGGTGGCCCGCGGAGCCGAGTTGGTGGCCGGCGCGCTGGCCGGGGAGATCGACGACGCCCCCGACGCCGAGGGGTGGGCCGAGGACGTCGACGCACTGCTGGCCGAACGCCGGCAGGACAGCGCACCGGCGCCGGTGCCGCTGCCCGCGCAGGTGTCGGTCAGCACCCTGGTCGAACTGCACCGCGACCCGGCGGCCGTCGCGCAGCGGCTGCGCCGTCGGCTGCCCACCCGACCCGACCCACATGCGTTGCTGGGCACCGCGTTTCACGACTGGGTGCAACGGTTCTTCCACGCCGACCGGCTCTTCGACCTCGACGACCTGCCCGGTGCCGTCGACCACGACGCCGCCGTCGCCGAGGAACTCGCCGAACTGCAGGAAGCGTTCGCGGTGTCGACGTGGGCGTCACGCACCCCGATCGACGTCGAGGTGCCGTTCGACATGGTGATCGCCGGCCGGGTGGTGCGCGGCCGCATCGACGCGGTGTTCGCCGACGACGACGGGGGCGCCACCGTGGTGGACTGGAAGACCGGGGAGCCGCCGAGCACGCCGGAAGCCAAGCAGCACGCGGCGATTCAGCTCGCGGTGTACCGGATGGCGTGGGCGGCGCTGCGCGGCTGTGCGCTGGAGGATGTGCGGGCGGTGTTCCACTACGTGCGCACCGGCACCACCGTCGTCCCCGATCAGCTGCCCGGGCCCGCCGAACTCGAGGCCCTGCTCACCGCCGCCGACGAACAGGAGGTGGCCTGAAACCTAGATACCGGGGCGCGACTGGCGGTAGATCCGCCACGCCTCGACGATCATCGGCAGCTGCAGCGGCAGCCGGGCGATCGCGACGAGCCGCATCGGAAGCGACTTGCCGGGATCGCGCAACCACAGCCGCACCATGTTGACGTTGGCCGGATACACCGCGATGAACAGCGCGATCGCCGCCAACGCACCCAGTCGGCGGGTCTGCGGGGCGGCCAGCAGCCCGGCCACGCCGAGTTCGGCCACCCCCGAGGCGTAGGTGTAGAACCGGGCGCTGCCGGGCAGCTCGGCCGGCACGATCGTGTCGAACGGTTTCGGCGCCAGAAAGTGCAGCGTCCCGATGCCCAGCAGGCCCGCGGCCATCCGGAGGGCACGCGACGGACGGGCCGGTTGCTGCTGTTCGGGCAGGGGAGCGGTCATGATTACATTGTGGCGTGCATACCCCGGCGGGACCGGTAACGGACTCTCGTGGAAAAAGGTAGGTTGCGCCGTCGGCTGGCGGCGATCAACTCGGATCTGACAGCCCAGCCCGACGCGGCGCTCGTCGACATCCTGCGGGTGCCGGAGAGGTTCGTCAGTCCCACCCGACGCATCCTGCGGCGCATCGGCTACGCCCTGGCGGCGCTGTTCACCGCCGTCCTGATCGTCTACCTGGACCGCGACGGCTACCGCGACGTGCGGGGCGGGGAGCTGTCGCTGCTGGACTGCCTGTACTACGCGACGGTGTCGCTGTCGACGACCGGCTACGGCGACATCACCCCGGTCACCCCGGGCGCCCGGCTGGTCAACGTGCTGGTGATCACCCCGCTGCGGGTGATGTTCCTGATCGTGCTGATCGGTACCACCGTCGAAACCCTCACCAGCCAGTCGCGCGCGGCGTTGAAGATCCAGCGATGGAGGAGCAGAGTGCGCAACCACACCGTCGTCATCGGTTACGGCACCAAGGGCAGAACGGCGGTCGCCGCGATGATCGGCGACGAGGTCGCCCCCGCCGACATCGTCGTCGTCGACGAGAACGCCGACGTGCTCGAACGGGCCCGCAGCGCGGGACTGGTCACGGTGCACGGCGACGCCACCAAGGCCGACATCCTGCGCCTGGCCAGCGCCCAGCACGCCAAGTCGATCATCGTCGCCACCGACGACGACGCCAGCGCGGTACTGGTCACCCTGACCGCCCGCGAACTCGCGCCGAAGGCCAAGATCATCGCCGCGGCACGGGAATCCGACAACCAGCACCTGCTGCGCCAGTCCGGCGCCGACTCCACCGTGGTGTCGTCCGAGACCGCGGGCCGGCTGCTCGGCATCGCCACCCAGACCCCCAGCGTGGTGGAGATCATGGAGGACCTACTGACCCCCGACGCCGGATTCGCGATCGCCGAGCGCGAGGTCACCCCGAAGGAGGTGGGCGGCTCGCCGCGTCACCTGCAGGACATCGTGCTCGGGGTGGTCCGCGAGGGGCGGCTGCTGCGGATCAACTCACCGGAGGTCGACACCGTCGAGCCCGGTGACCGTCTCCTGTACATCCGCGACGCCGACGAGGACTGATGGCATTCGACGACTTCCGCCTGCGCAACGTGCCCCTGCTGTCGCGGGTCGGCGCGGACCGCGCCGACGAACTGCGCACCGACGTCGACGCGGCGATCGCCGGCTGGCGGGACGCGCTGCTGCTGCGCGTCGACCGGCGCAACCAGGTGCTGATCGCCGACGGCCGGGTGGTGCTCGGGTCCGCCGCCGCGCTCGGCGACCGGCCGCCGCAGGACGCGGTGTTCCTCGGCAAGCTCACCGACGGGCGGCACGTGTGGGCGATCCGCGCCGACCTCGAGCCGCCCGAGGACCCGACCGTGCAGGCGGAGGTGCTCGATCTGCGACGGGCCGGCCAGATCTTCGACGACGTCAGCGCACAGCTCGTCGCCACCGCCACCGCGCTGCTGAACTGGCACGACAACGCTCGGTTCAGCGCCGTCGACGGGATGCCGACCAAACCCATCAAGGGCGGCTGGGCGCGGATCAACCCGCTCACCGGGCACGAGGAGTTCCCGCGGATCGACCCGGCGATCATCTGTTTGGTGCACGACGGGCACGACCGCGCGGTGCTGGCCCGGCAGCGGATGTGGCCGGAGCGGCTGTTCTCGATCCTCGCCGGCTTCGTGGAGGCGGGCGAGTCCTTCGAGACGTGCGTGGTGCGCGAGATCGCCGAGGAGGTCGGGCTCAGCGTCTCCAACGTGCAGTACCTGGGCAGCCAGCCGTGGCCGTTCCCGCGGTCGCTGATGGTCGGCTTCCACGCGATAGCCGACCCGGAGCAGCCGTTCTCGTTCAACGACGGGGAGATCGCCGAGGCGGCCTGGTTCACCCGCGACGAGATCCGCGCCGCGCTGGAGGCCGGTGACTGGAACTCCGACCGGTCCTCGTCGCGGCTGCTGCTGCCCGGCTCGATCTCGATCGCCC from Mycolicibacterium phlei harbors:
- a CDS encoding ATP-dependent helicase, translated to MRALPGTQDVPGAGREGRMLVTARYSPAELAQALGLHTPTDEQAAVIAAPPGPLVVIAGAGAGKTETMAARVVWLVANGYARPGEVLGLTFTRKAAGQLLRRVRTRLARLAGAGIAPQAAGVTDEPPTVSTYHAFAGTLLREFGLLLPVEPETRLLSETELFQLAFRVVCEHPALETDKSPAAVTRMVTRLAGQLAEHLVDTGQLRDTHVELERLIHTLPAGPYQRDRGPSQWLLRLLATQTERTELVPLIDALHQRMRDEKVMDFGMQMSAAARLAERFPQVGEELRRRYRVVLLDEYQDTGHAQRVLLSALFGGGRDDALALTAVGDPIQSIYGWRGASATNLPRFTTDFPRSDGSPAPTLELRTSWRNPPRALHLANAVSAQARKRSVAVRSLRPRPDVEPGTIRCALLNDVAAESDWIADHIAEIYHRARPEGVPAPTAAVLVRRNADAAPMADALTARGVPVEVVGVAGLLGVPEVADVVAMLRLIADPTAGSAAMRVLTGPRWRLGSRDIAALWRRAVQLDAGSDDGEPDGTDRIVAQAVPDADTATLAEAITDPGAPEAYSPAGYARIVALGRELTALRAHLSHPLPDLVAEVRRAIGVDTEARARRPVATGWSGTEHLDAFADVVADFAARSTAGLPEFLAYLDAAEEVEDGLAPAETTVASDRVQILTVHAAKGLEWQVVAVPHLSGRVFPSTGTARFWLTDAGELPPLLRGDRATLSEHGVPVLDTSDVTDRKQLSDVIDRHKKSLEQRRIDEERRLLYVALTRAEDTLLLSGHHWGPAESKPRGPSEFLCELKQIIDDSAAAGDPCGVIEHWAPAPADGAQNPLRDKVIEAVWPVDPAGSRQTEVARGAELVAGALAGEIDDAPDAEGWAEDVDALLAERRQDSAPAPVPLPAQVSVSTLVELHRDPAAVAQRLRRRLPTRPDPHALLGTAFHDWVQRFFHADRLFDLDDLPGAVDHDAAVAEELAELQEAFAVSTWASRTPIDVEVPFDMVIAGRVVRGRIDAVFADDDGGATVVDWKTGEPPSTPEAKQHAAIQLAVYRMAWAALRGCALEDVRAVFHYVRTGTTVVPDQLPGPAELEALLTAADEQEVA
- a CDS encoding DoxX family protein — translated: MTAPLPEQQQPARPSRALRMAAGLLGIGTLHFLAPKPFDTIVPAELPGSARFYTYASGVAELGVAGLLAAPQTRRLGALAAIALFIAVYPANVNMVRLWLRDPGKSLPMRLVAIARLPLQLPMIVEAWRIYRQSRPGI
- a CDS encoding potassium channel family protein, yielding MEKGRLRRRLAAINSDLTAQPDAALVDILRVPERFVSPTRRILRRIGYALAALFTAVLIVYLDRDGYRDVRGGELSLLDCLYYATVSLSTTGYGDITPVTPGARLVNVLVITPLRVMFLIVLIGTTVETLTSQSRAALKIQRWRSRVRNHTVVIGYGTKGRTAVAAMIGDEVAPADIVVVDENADVLERARSAGLVTVHGDATKADILRLASAQHAKSIIVATDDDASAVLVTLTARELAPKAKIIAAARESDNQHLLRQSGADSTVVSSETAGRLLGIATQTPSVVEIMEDLLTPDAGFAIAEREVTPKEVGGSPRHLQDIVLGVVREGRLLRINSPEVDTVEPGDRLLYIRDADED
- the nudC gene encoding NAD(+) diphosphatase, which codes for MAFDDFRLRNVPLLSRVGADRADELRTDVDAAIAGWRDALLLRVDRRNQVLIADGRVVLGSAAALGDRPPQDAVFLGKLTDGRHVWAIRADLEPPEDPTVQAEVLDLRRAGQIFDDVSAQLVATATALLNWHDNARFSAVDGMPTKPIKGGWARINPLTGHEEFPRIDPAIICLVHDGHDRAVLARQRMWPERLFSILAGFVEAGESFETCVVREIAEEVGLSVSNVQYLGSQPWPFPRSLMVGFHAIADPEQPFSFNDGEIAEAAWFTRDEIRAALEAGDWNSDRSSSRLLLPGSISIAREIIESWAYRD